A genome region from Thermomonospora amylolytica includes the following:
- a CDS encoding MarR family winged helix-turn-helix transcriptional regulator, whose amino-acid sequence MATDLLTTLSETPGYLLRRVYVHLTADALRDGPDSRDFVVLDALADQDATSQAELAERLGINRTIMVKLVDRLQEAGYVTRTRNPANRRSYVLSLTDDGRRALADMRRAVSDRDARITAPLTPAERQWLNRLLGRLLPDPEQPAVRSTEYLVVQAHHRLRRSGEALLAEVGLRTRHFTPLAALDRLAPCPQQHLARAMNVTEPAAAQVVDELVQAGLVVRGQDPHDRRRYALDLTDLGRKRLAFVREVIESLRAEIVDVLGPEGERDLRALLAKLLPDVTGPR is encoded by the coding sequence GTGGCGACGGACCTGCTCACGACGCTGAGCGAGACTCCCGGCTACCTGCTGCGGCGGGTGTACGTGCACCTCACCGCCGACGCGTTGCGGGACGGGCCGGACTCGCGGGACTTCGTGGTGCTGGACGCCCTCGCCGACCAGGACGCGACCTCGCAGGCCGAGCTCGCCGAACGGCTCGGCATCAACCGGACGATCATGGTGAAGCTGGTGGACCGGCTACAGGAGGCCGGGTACGTCACGCGCACCCGCAACCCCGCCAACCGCCGTTCCTACGTGCTGTCCCTCACCGACGACGGGCGCCGGGCCCTGGCGGACATGCGCCGGGCCGTCTCCGACCGCGACGCGCGGATCACCGCCCCGCTCACCCCCGCCGAACGGCAGTGGCTGAACCGGCTCCTCGGCCGGCTGCTGCCCGACCCGGAGCAGCCCGCCGTGCGGAGCACCGAGTACCTGGTCGTCCAGGCCCACCACCGGCTGCGCCGGTCGGGCGAGGCGCTGCTGGCCGAGGTCGGTCTGCGCACCCGGCATTTCACCCCGCTGGCCGCCCTGGACCGCCTCGCCCCCTGCCCGCAGCAGCATCTGGCCCGCGCCATGAACGTCACCGAGCCCGCCGCCGCCCAGGTCGTCGACGAACTCGTCCAGGCCGGCCTGGTCGTCCGCGGCCAGGACCCGCACGACCGCCGCCGCTACGCCCTCGACCTCACCGACCTGGGCCGCAAGCGCCTGGCCTTCGTCCGCGAAGTGATCGAAAGCCTGCGCGCGGAGATCGTGGACGTCCTGGGTCCCGAGGGGGAACGCGACCTGCGCGCCCTGCTGGCCAAGCTCCTCCCCGACGTCACCGGTCCTCGGTGA
- a CDS encoding hemerythrin domain-containing protein has product MADLGMMKTVHDAFRRELDRLARAAERPGDPRRVLRTAAGWEMFKAFLHVHHTSEDDALWPVTRRVLAGRPDDLALLDAMEAEHADIDPLLAAVDATLADRDAAPDRLGELIDALSTGLKKHLRHEEDEAVPLLEAVLTDEQVQHFGAVHRDRIGGDASRYLPWVLDGADDETVARILSGMPEPIRRAYHDEWRAAYTVLDLWPSPVKVP; this is encoded by the coding sequence ATGGCCGACCTGGGAATGATGAAGACCGTTCACGACGCCTTCCGGCGCGAGCTGGACCGCCTGGCCCGGGCCGCCGAGAGACCCGGCGACCCCCGGCGGGTGCTGCGCACCGCCGCCGGCTGGGAGATGTTCAAGGCGTTCCTGCACGTCCACCACACCTCCGAGGACGACGCCCTCTGGCCGGTGACGCGCCGGGTCCTGGCCGGGCGCCCCGACGACCTGGCCCTCCTCGACGCGATGGAGGCCGAGCACGCCGACATCGACCCGCTGCTGGCCGCCGTCGACGCGACCCTGGCCGACCGCGACGCCGCCCCCGACCGGCTCGGCGAGCTGATCGACGCCCTGTCCACCGGTCTGAAGAAGCACCTGCGCCACGAGGAGGACGAGGCCGTCCCGCTGCTCGAGGCGGTCCTGACCGACGAGCAGGTGCAGCACTTCGGCGCCGTCCACCGCGACCGCATCGGCGGCGACGCATCCCGTTACCTGCCGTGGGTCCTCGACGGCGCCGACGACGAGACCGTCGCCCGGATCCTCAGCGGCATGCCCGAGCCGATCCGCCGCGCCTACCACGACGAATGGCGAGCCGCCTACACCGTGCTCGACCTCTGGCCCTCCCCCGTCAAGGTCCCCTGA
- the wrbA gene encoding NAD(P)H:quinone oxidoreductase type IV codes for MAYDLGGPVRVAVIYYSATGTVYELAKAAAVAAEKAGAEVRLRKVREIAPDEVVAANRMWLEHVEATRHIGEATLEDLDWADALLMGAPTRYGAPAAQFKQFIDATGPLWGRGRLINKIASSFTSTATAHGGQESTILALNNTFYHWGAIIVPPGYADPVQFRNGNPYGTSHTSQNGEIPPGEVQLAAMEFQARRVVEVAQAFKRGRAG; via the coding sequence ATGGCCTATGACCTGGGTGGGCCGGTGCGGGTCGCCGTCATCTACTACTCGGCGACGGGAACGGTGTACGAACTGGCCAAGGCGGCGGCGGTCGCGGCGGAGAAGGCCGGGGCCGAGGTACGGCTGCGCAAGGTCCGGGAGATCGCGCCGGACGAGGTGGTCGCGGCCAACCGGATGTGGCTGGAGCACGTGGAGGCGACCCGGCACATCGGCGAGGCGACGCTGGAGGACCTGGACTGGGCGGACGCGCTGCTGATGGGGGCGCCCACCCGGTACGGGGCGCCGGCCGCCCAGTTCAAGCAGTTCATCGACGCCACTGGGCCGCTGTGGGGGCGGGGACGGCTGATCAACAAGATCGCCTCGTCGTTCACCTCGACGGCCACCGCGCACGGCGGGCAGGAGTCGACGATCCTGGCGCTGAACAACACCTTCTACCACTGGGGCGCGATCATCGTGCCGCCCGGTTACGCCGACCCCGTGCAGTTCCGGAACGGGAACCCGTACGGCACCAGCCACACCTCGCAGAACGGGGAGATCCCCCCGGGCGAGGTGCAACTGGCGGCGATGGAGTTCCAGGCCCGGCGGGTGGTGGAGGTCGCCCAGGCGTTCAAGCGGGGACGCGCCGGCTGA